One stretch of Schlesneria sp. DSM 10557 DNA includes these proteins:
- a CDS encoding VOC family protein: MSSAASIGVRSLDHVTIVVKDLAATRRFYVDLLGMQEVPRPAFSFEGQWFQAGPTLIHTILEFEGSGPAGSAACANSRGHHFAFLVDDCHAAARKIIERGIEFVSPPKQRPDGAVQLFINDPDGHLVELCSAADAGT, encoded by the coding sequence GTGAGCAGCGCAGCATCCATTGGTGTCCGGTCACTCGATCACGTGACCATCGTTGTGAAAGACCTCGCAGCAACCCGGCGATTCTATGTCGATTTGCTGGGAATGCAGGAGGTGCCTCGCCCCGCTTTCTCGTTCGAAGGACAGTGGTTTCAGGCTGGCCCGACTCTCATTCACACCATCCTCGAATTCGAAGGGTCCGGCCCAGCAGGATCTGCCGCCTGTGCCAACTCGCGAGGACACCACTTCGCCTTCCTCGTTGATGACTGTCATGCCGCCGCTCGGAAAATCATCGAACGGGGAATCGAGTTCGTCTCACCACCGAAACAGCGACCCGACGGTGCCGTGCAACTCTTTATCAATGACCCGGACGGACATCTCGTCGAACTCTGCTCGGCGGCTGATGCAGGAACGTAG
- a CDS encoding DUF1552 domain-containing protein, with amino-acid sequence MSADSIRVNRRTVLRGVGVAMSLPWLESLPVWGDDSVTGEQLSEHPRRFAALFMGNGINAEHWWAKGAGDQMELSRSLEPLAPLKSKINVINGLFNKEATGVGIHPGQTGNILSGAPLQKGAVLRGGISLDQVLAQHFNDHTPQSSLVLGCEQPITGYHETNFSMAYSSHISWHDANSPVPMEVYPSLAFDSLFDNQGSKRTKSILDRVKDHASHLSRRISHSDQVKLTEYLSSVREVEKQVEKVRSVKDQAETAAKNAARQMNLMKRPDNGLPEDIRDHMRLMCDIIALAFQTDKTRVATLLLCRDLSGLFYPFLDVRLAHHPASHDDLSDAYERVSRYYVSQLAYLASRLEAMPEGNGTVLDHSCLMFISNMWSGSQHDSSKVPLLLAGGLGGTIATGRVLDYGHQDDQHRKLCSLYLSLLNYAGVEASQFGDADAPLKNF; translated from the coding sequence ATGAGTGCTGACAGCATCCGGGTTAATCGACGGACAGTTCTTCGCGGTGTCGGAGTGGCGATGTCACTCCCCTGGCTCGAATCCCTTCCGGTCTGGGGCGATGATTCGGTCACCGGCGAACAACTGTCGGAGCATCCGCGGCGATTCGCAGCCCTGTTCATGGGAAACGGCATCAATGCAGAGCACTGGTGGGCGAAAGGGGCCGGGGACCAGATGGAACTCAGCCGAAGCCTGGAACCGCTCGCCCCGCTGAAATCCAAAATCAATGTCATCAATGGCCTGTTCAACAAAGAAGCGACTGGTGTCGGAATCCATCCAGGCCAGACAGGCAATATCCTCTCTGGTGCCCCACTGCAAAAAGGAGCCGTACTGCGAGGGGGGATCAGCCTGGATCAGGTGCTGGCACAGCACTTCAACGACCACACGCCGCAATCCAGCCTGGTCCTGGGATGTGAGCAACCCATTACGGGCTATCACGAAACCAATTTCTCGATGGCTTACAGCTCACACATCTCATGGCACGATGCGAATTCTCCCGTCCCGATGGAGGTCTACCCGTCACTCGCGTTCGACAGTCTGTTCGACAATCAGGGCAGCAAACGGACAAAAAGCATTCTCGATCGCGTCAAAGACCACGCCTCTCACCTCAGCCGGCGCATCAGCCATTCGGATCAGGTGAAACTGACAGAATATCTCAGCAGCGTCCGTGAAGTTGAAAAACAGGTTGAGAAAGTTCGGTCCGTAAAAGATCAGGCGGAAACCGCAGCGAAGAACGCGGCCCGGCAAATGAACCTGATGAAGCGCCCTGATAACGGACTGCCCGAAGACATTCGCGATCATATGCGGCTGATGTGCGACATCATCGCACTCGCCTTCCAGACCGATAAAACCCGCGTCGCCACACTCCTGCTTTGCCGAGATCTTTCAGGGCTCTTTTATCCCTTCCTCGACGTTCGGCTCGCCCATCACCCTGCGTCGCACGATGATCTATCCGATGCCTATGAACGAGTCTCGCGTTACTACGTTTCGCAGCTCGCGTATCTTGCATCTCGACTCGAAGCCATGCCGGAAGGAAACGGGACCGTCCTCGACCATTCCTGCCTGATGTTCATTTCCAATATGTGGTCCGGGAGCCAGCACGATTCTTCCAAGGTGCCTCTACTGCTCGCAGGGGGACTGGGAGGAACCATCGCGACCGGGCGAGTCCTCGACTACGGCCATCAGGATGATCAGCATCGCAAGCTCTGCAGTTTGTACCTTTCCCTGCTGAACTACGCGGGTGTGGAAGCGTCGCAATTCGGCGATGCTGACGCGCCACTCAAGAATTTTTAG
- a CDS encoding DUF1592 domain-containing protein, whose protein sequence is MKTFRIVITATTILFLAALIGVNWKNVTAAPDSPLPHTLQTTFTNRIWPLVIEHCLSCHNSTTQEGKLSLSEFSTISAILKNHAVWETILERVEAEEMPPQSDSKQLTQGERSDLVNWIRDLRDFEANRRAGDPGIVLARRLSNAEYDHTIRDLTGVDIRPTREFPVDPANQAGFDNSGESLTMSPALVKKYLTAARGVADHLVLLPDGFVFAPDAAVAETDRDKFCVQQIVRFYHRHDVDLADYFFACWQYKHRSELGLTTADLEDLARDFNRVSGPGDQTARPSHSPADPPAHLSRTVGKRLSGKYLKIVWKALTDPVAEGPLRQLQEEWKKLSNDVTQQAEVQVECQRLRELVVTLRKELDRPVEKLHVKGNSDGSQPLILWWNRQIADRRMRYVGTGENPHFDGARQRFCETFPNAFSITSRGLYADPNLGNDVRLLTAGFHLMQGYFRDDAPLYDLVLNAAEQAELDSLWQNLNFVTLAPIRQYKDFLFFERAEPPQFAGGPEFDFARPENKDVTSEPRLNQMRTLYLAKARENEASPAAIEAIEHYFDSMIEDVRWIEETQLSSRKRHLEALIHFAERAYRRPLTEQEREEELTFYHHLRHDDALSHEDAMRDCVASILMSPHFCFRVDLAEPDQDIQPLNDFELANRLSYFLWSSMPDEELLVHAREQNLHEPAVLLGQVHRMLQDDRVYGLATEFAGNWLGFNRFDEHNSVDRERFPAFDATLRHAMYDEPIRLFIDVAQQNRSLFDFLHSPDTFVNSVLAKHYGMPIEFPNDSSGQEWVHVPNAADFGRGGLLPMSIFLTRNSPGLRTSPVKRGYWVVRNLLGEHIPPPPPEVPELPKDEAQLGELSLPQILARHRNHQACSGCHQRFDSIGLAFEGFDPIGGRRDRDLGGRPIEAKGRYPDDVDREGLDGLRTYLAEQRRDDFVNNFCRKLLTYALGRSLLLSDQATIKRMRQSLEADDHRFVRAVEEIVTSPQFRHKRGRNPD, encoded by the coding sequence ATGAAGACGTTCCGGATAGTAATCACCGCGACGACGATCCTCTTTCTTGCTGCTCTCATCGGCGTGAACTGGAAGAATGTCACAGCGGCACCGGACAGCCCACTTCCCCACACACTTCAGACGACGTTCACAAACCGCATCTGGCCGCTGGTGATTGAGCACTGCCTGTCCTGTCATAACTCAACGACACAGGAAGGAAAGCTCAGCCTGAGCGAATTCTCGACCATCAGCGCCATCCTGAAAAATCATGCGGTGTGGGAAACGATCCTCGAACGGGTCGAAGCGGAAGAAATGCCGCCCCAGTCCGATTCGAAACAACTCACCCAAGGCGAGCGGTCTGACCTCGTTAACTGGATTCGCGACCTGCGAGACTTTGAGGCGAATCGTCGCGCTGGCGACCCGGGCATTGTGCTCGCTCGGCGGCTGAGCAACGCGGAGTACGATCATACGATTCGGGATCTGACGGGTGTGGACATTCGACCGACACGGGAATTTCCCGTCGATCCTGCGAATCAGGCGGGATTTGATAACTCGGGCGAGTCACTGACTATGTCCCCGGCGCTGGTCAAGAAATACCTGACCGCGGCTCGCGGCGTCGCTGATCACCTTGTCCTGCTTCCCGATGGATTCGTGTTTGCCCCCGATGCGGCTGTGGCGGAAACCGACCGTGACAAGTTTTGTGTCCAGCAGATCGTCCGGTTCTACCACCGGCACGACGTCGATCTCGCTGACTATTTCTTCGCCTGCTGGCAGTACAAGCATCGAAGCGAACTTGGTCTCACCACCGCGGACCTTGAGGATCTCGCCCGCGACTTCAACCGTGTCAGCGGCCCCGGCGACCAGACTGCACGTCCGTCACATTCCCCTGCGGATCCCCCCGCACACCTGTCACGAACTGTCGGCAAACGGCTAAGTGGGAAATACCTGAAGATTGTCTGGAAAGCACTCACCGATCCCGTCGCGGAAGGGCCACTGCGACAGCTTCAGGAGGAATGGAAAAAGCTGTCAAATGATGTCACCCAACAGGCCGAGGTCCAGGTCGAGTGTCAGAGGCTGCGGGAGCTTGTCGTTACTCTGAGAAAAGAATTGGACCGGCCTGTTGAAAAGTTACATGTGAAAGGAAATTCGGACGGCAGTCAGCCACTGATCCTGTGGTGGAACAGACAGATCGCCGACCGAAGGATGCGGTACGTCGGAACTGGTGAGAACCCGCATTTCGATGGCGCCCGTCAACGATTCTGCGAGACGTTCCCGAACGCATTCTCGATTACCAGTCGGGGACTCTACGCCGACCCCAATCTCGGAAATGACGTTCGGTTGCTCACCGCGGGATTCCACCTGATGCAGGGCTACTTCCGCGACGACGCGCCGCTTTACGATCTTGTCCTGAATGCAGCGGAACAGGCAGAGCTCGATTCGCTCTGGCAGAACCTGAACTTTGTGACGCTGGCCCCGATTCGGCAGTACAAGGACTTCCTGTTCTTCGAACGGGCTGAACCGCCCCAATTTGCCGGTGGACCGGAATTCGACTTTGCCCGCCCCGAGAATAAGGACGTGACGTCAGAGCCCCGGCTCAATCAAATGCGGACTCTGTACCTCGCCAAAGCCAGGGAAAATGAGGCAAGTCCCGCCGCAATCGAAGCGATTGAACATTACTTCGACTCGATGATCGAAGACGTCCGCTGGATCGAAGAGACTCAGCTTTCATCCCGGAAGCGGCATCTGGAAGCACTCATCCATTTCGCCGAACGAGCCTATCGCCGGCCACTGACCGAACAGGAACGGGAAGAAGAGCTCACGTTTTATCATCACCTGCGCCACGACGATGCATTGTCCCATGAGGACGCGATGCGTGATTGTGTAGCCAGCATCCTCATGTCGCCTCATTTCTGCTTTCGTGTGGATCTTGCCGAACCAGACCAGGACATTCAGCCGCTGAACGACTTTGAGCTGGCCAACCGACTCAGCTACTTCCTCTGGTCGAGTATGCCGGATGAAGAGTTATTAGTTCACGCACGTGAGCAGAACCTGCACGAGCCAGCAGTCCTTCTCGGACAAGTTCATCGCATGCTTCAGGACGACCGCGTGTATGGACTCGCTACGGAGTTTGCAGGCAACTGGCTCGGCTTCAACCGTTTTGACGAACACAACAGCGTCGATCGTGAACGATTCCCTGCGTTTGACGCGACTCTTCGTCATGCGATGTACGATGAACCGATCCGCCTGTTTATCGATGTCGCTCAACAGAATCGTTCTCTCTTCGATTTCCTGCATTCCCCCGACACATTCGTGAATTCCGTCCTGGCCAAACACTACGGCATGCCGATTGAGTTCCCGAATGACTCGTCTGGTCAAGAATGGGTGCATGTCCCGAATGCAGCGGACTTCGGTAGGGGGGGCTTGCTACCGATGTCGATCTTCCTGACCCGGAACTCCCCCGGGCTGAGAACCAGTCCCGTCAAACGAGGTTACTGGGTCGTCAGAAATCTGCTCGGTGAACACATCCCGCCTCCGCCCCCCGAAGTTCCTGAGCTTCCCAAAGATGAAGCGCAACTGGGCGAATTGAGCCTCCCTCAGATCCTCGCCCGACATCGGAACCATCAAGCCTGCTCAGGCTGTCATCAACGATTCGACTCGATCGGACTGGCTTTCGAAGGCTTTGACCCGATTGGTGGACGCCGGGACCGTGATCTGGGAGGACGCCCGATCGAGGCGAAAGGACGATATCCCGACGACGTCGATCGCGAAGGTCTCGACGGACTTCGTACGTATCTTGCAGAACAACGACGTGACGACTTCGTCAACAATTTCTGCCGCAAGTTGCTGACATACGCCTTAGGCCGCAGCCTGCTGCTCTCAGACCAGGCAACGATCAAACGGATGCGCCAGTCACTCGAGGCCGACGACCATCGCTTTGTGCGAGCTGTCGAAGAAATCGTCACCAGCCCCCAGTTCCGGCACAAACGGGGACGCAACCCTGACTGA
- a CDS encoding diacylglycerol kinase family protein produces MKQPGFFRSVSHAWDGLVYTVRTQRNAKIHLVAGTLVLLVAGGLGLDTARLSLLVLIIGGVLAAETINTTVEAIVDLLSPEWHAQAKVAKDVAAAGVLILSLTAIVIGLLILGPPLWNWLNTLFGTT; encoded by the coding sequence GTGAAGCAACCCGGGTTTTTCCGCAGTGTCTCACACGCATGGGACGGGCTGGTTTACACCGTCCGAACCCAGCGAAATGCGAAAATTCATCTGGTCGCGGGGACCCTTGTACTTCTCGTTGCGGGGGGACTGGGGCTGGATACGGCGCGACTCAGTCTGCTGGTGTTGATCATCGGGGGTGTGCTGGCAGCCGAAACGATCAATACGACTGTCGAAGCAATCGTCGATCTGCTCTCTCCCGAATGGCACGCTCAAGCGAAAGTGGCCAAAGACGTCGCCGCCGCAGGGGTGCTGATCCTCAGTTTGACAGCCATCGTCATTGGTCTGCTGATTCTGGGGCCGCCGCTCTGGAACTGGCTCAATACGCTGTTCGGCACGACCTGA
- a CDS encoding glyoxalase superfamily protein has product MNAPKLLKGIVVLPVSHLTIAREWYSHTLGFEAVYLHTDPVENPEGNYAILRRDSAEVHLILDEGPHEHPWQIAGTGYLFLKVDGIDAIYEQAIQSKTRITCEIRREDWGERAFQLTDPSGNRIRVCEHRL; this is encoded by the coding sequence ATGAATGCGCCGAAACTCCTTAAAGGGATCGTCGTCCTCCCGGTGTCTCATCTTACGATTGCCCGTGAGTGGTATTCGCACACTTTGGGGTTCGAAGCCGTATATCTGCACACTGATCCGGTCGAAAATCCCGAAGGGAATTATGCCATCCTTCGCCGGGATTCCGCCGAAGTACATCTGATTCTCGACGAAGGGCCACACGAACATCCCTGGCAGATCGCTGGCACCGGCTACCTCTTCCTGAAAGTCGACGGAATCGACGCGATTTATGAGCAGGCAATTCAATCGAAGACCCGAATCACCTGCGAGATTCGCCGGGAAGACTGGGGTGAGCGTGCCTTCCAGTTGACTGACCCGAGCGGAAATCGCATTCGCGTTTGCGAACATCGATTGTGA
- the tig gene encoding trigger factor codes for MSEAESPVADPVSEATEDLKYRLSLKVDIQNIGPCRKHVRVTVPRSDIDHFSGEALEEVVKTVAVPGFRKGRVPASLAAKRFREDIANSVRQRILMQSLEQLAEENTLDPINEPSFDVDSLVIPEEGDFEYEFDVEVRPDFELPKYEGLVIQRHVREVGDADVDVYLNRYLSQYAVYETHEGAAEANDVVVAAVEFTKDGQPFRKISSVELQLKPTIRFRDAELKDFDKLMAGAVAGDEKKTQVTISQEAEQVEMRGETLDVVITVGEVQRVKLPELNAAFFERVGYADLAALRAEILGMLERQVVYEQRQSVRRQVIEKITESATWDLPEMLVRKQTENALRREILEMEQAGFTTQQIMARENQLRQNAVTSTRQALKEHFVLDKIAETEKIEVTPADLETEIQLMAIQRGETARRVRSRLVKTGVIENLEAQIRERKAVDVLLKSAVYEDVAVPPSNDDDIQALSISVCGNSAVAVNPKDEEEDGEE; via the coding sequence GTGAGTGAAGCCGAATCCCCCGTCGCGGACCCAGTCTCGGAAGCGACTGAGGACCTGAAGTACAGGCTCTCCCTGAAGGTAGACATTCAGAACATCGGCCCTTGCCGCAAGCATGTTCGAGTCACTGTACCTCGTTCCGACATCGACCATTTCTCTGGCGAAGCGCTGGAAGAAGTCGTCAAGACCGTGGCGGTTCCCGGTTTTCGTAAGGGTCGCGTCCCTGCCAGTCTCGCCGCAAAGCGATTTCGCGAAGATATCGCGAACAGCGTTCGTCAGCGGATCTTGATGCAGAGTCTCGAGCAGCTTGCTGAAGAGAACACGCTCGATCCCATCAACGAGCCCAGCTTTGACGTTGATAGTCTGGTCATCCCCGAAGAAGGTGACTTCGAATACGAATTCGATGTCGAAGTTCGTCCTGATTTCGAGTTGCCCAAGTACGAAGGCCTGGTCATCCAGCGGCATGTTCGTGAAGTAGGCGATGCCGATGTCGACGTCTATCTGAATCGCTATCTCAGCCAGTACGCTGTCTACGAAACTCATGAAGGTGCTGCCGAAGCGAATGACGTTGTCGTCGCTGCAGTCGAGTTCACGAAAGATGGTCAGCCGTTCCGCAAGATTTCTTCGGTCGAATTGCAGCTGAAGCCAACCATTCGCTTCCGTGATGCAGAACTGAAAGATTTCGACAAGCTGATGGCAGGTGCTGTCGCTGGTGATGAGAAGAAGACGCAAGTCACGATTTCTCAGGAAGCCGAACAAGTCGAAATGCGTGGTGAGACTCTGGATGTCGTCATCACCGTTGGCGAAGTTCAGCGAGTCAAGCTGCCTGAACTGAACGCTGCATTCTTCGAACGAGTGGGCTATGCCGATCTGGCCGCTCTTCGCGCCGAAATCCTGGGGATGCTCGAACGTCAGGTTGTCTACGAACAGAGACAATCGGTTCGCCGACAGGTCATCGAAAAAATCACCGAATCGGCCACATGGGATCTTCCAGAGATGCTTGTACGCAAGCAGACTGAGAACGCCCTGCGTCGCGAAATTCTCGAGATGGAACAGGCTGGCTTCACAACACAGCAGATTATGGCGCGGGAAAATCAACTGCGACAGAACGCTGTGACGTCGACTCGTCAGGCTCTGAAAGAGCACTTCGTCCTCGACAAGATCGCCGAGACCGAAAAGATCGAAGTCACTCCTGCCGATCTCGAAACCGAAATTCAGTTGATGGCCATTCAGCGTGGCGAAACCGCTCGACGGGTTCGTTCTCGTCTGGTCAAGACCGGCGTCATCGAGAACCTCGAAGCTCAGATTCGCGAGCGTAAGGCTGTCGATGTTCTGCTGAAGTCCGCTGTTTACGAAGACGTTGCTGTTCCTCCGAGCAACGACGACGATATTCAGGCTCTCTCTATCTCGGTCTGCGGCAACTCGGCTGTTGCCGTGAATCCGAAGGATGAAGAAGAAGACGGCGAAGAGTGA
- a CDS encoding cell surface protein translates to MAKSSSQGSRSDTTTEVIPAMPAGIQVYLDRAVGALKKFGVATSNEPTELVKMLDEVKDVDEPKVLAIAKTIQHMSTFNQLVRDNVESINIGTRYLEITQMFDSIREDSKMLIRQLDDGRFSIPERAQNLWMRLRRGTPSARFEKIAELYKSVSVDTKDQLLREEAIMDAYIDFRFALKQAEVLAREVLDEHTPKLLKAQEALSEAQEAVTAAVNEEPGKRSKLELTRDEARYAFEKEDRTYQLLKDIAENLSVGYDVGETLVTKLKQTHDVKDQVYRRSVTFFTTNEHVFTILGTVYTSQQGLNEATKSTEAMKEGVNKGLEDVAELGRELERAAIKAGYGSTIRPESVEKLVTAISDYQIESIEMIAELRRESEQSAQEIRRVVEEGKRRFQETVLKFEAPGSARKLEQTK, encoded by the coding sequence ATGGCCAAATCGTCTTCTCAAGGTAGTCGTAGTGACACCACCACTGAAGTCATTCCCGCCATGCCTGCGGGAATCCAGGTCTACCTGGACAGAGCCGTCGGTGCGCTGAAAAAGTTCGGTGTCGCCACGTCCAATGAACCGACCGAACTCGTCAAAATGCTGGACGAAGTGAAAGACGTCGACGAACCCAAGGTGCTGGCGATTGCCAAGACCATTCAGCATATGAGCACGTTCAACCAGCTCGTGCGTGACAATGTTGAGAGCATCAACATCGGGACTCGCTATCTCGAAATTACGCAGATGTTCGATTCGATCCGCGAAGATTCGAAGATGCTGATTCGGCAACTGGACGACGGCAGGTTCAGCATTCCCGAGAGAGCACAGAACCTCTGGATGCGTCTGCGTCGCGGTACTCCTTCCGCTCGTTTCGAGAAGATCGCAGAACTCTACAAGAGTGTTTCGGTTGATACGAAAGACCAGTTGCTGCGGGAAGAGGCGATTATGGACGCCTACATCGACTTTCGCTTCGCGTTGAAGCAAGCCGAAGTCCTTGCCCGTGAAGTTCTCGATGAGCATACTCCGAAGCTGCTGAAGGCCCAGGAGGCTCTTTCCGAGGCTCAGGAAGCGGTGACTGCCGCAGTGAATGAGGAACCGGGTAAGCGTTCAAAGCTGGAACTCACCCGCGACGAAGCGCGCTACGCGTTCGAAAAAGAAGATCGTACCTATCAATTACTTAAAGATATCGCCGAGAACCTGAGTGTCGGTTATGACGTCGGTGAAACGCTTGTGACCAAGCTCAAACAGACACATGATGTCAAGGATCAGGTCTATCGCCGCTCGGTCACCTTCTTTACGACCAATGAGCACGTCTTCACGATTCTGGGGACGGTCTATACCTCGCAACAAGGTTTAAACGAAGCGACGAAGTCGACCGAGGCGATGAAAGAAGGGGTCAACAAGGGGCTCGAGGATGTGGCGGAGCTGGGCCGGGAACTGGAACGAGCCGCCATCAAAGCGGGTTACGGTTCGACGATCCGCCCTGAATCGGTCGAGAAACTTGTCACTGCGATCTCGGATTACCAGATCGAATCGATCGAGATGATCGCAGAACTGCGACGTGAGAGTGAGCAGAGTGCTCAGGAAATCAGGCGCGTCGTCGAAGAAGGAAAAAGACGCTTTCAAGAGACCGTGCTCAAGTTCGAAGCACCAGGTTCAGCCCGAAAGCTTGAGCAGACGAAGTGA
- a CDS encoding DUF6793 family protein: protein MALFEIETDAHIMIAWAEDQAGAEAITLSNYPEDHIKRIARRPHDVWVISKRLLGIEGTGEPCDRARDCLSRSHGDKVHAIRLYMHDTGTDLHEAQRVIETNMSLGW, encoded by the coding sequence ATGGCTCTGTTTGAAATCGAGACCGACGCACACATCATGATCGCCTGGGCTGAAGATCAGGCAGGCGCTGAAGCCATTACCCTGTCGAACTACCCGGAAGACCACATCAAGCGCATTGCCCGACGTCCCCACGATGTCTGGGTGATTTCAAAAAGATTGCTCGGGATCGAAGGAACGGGAGAACCGTGTGACAGAGCACGGGATTGCCTGAGTCGTTCACACGGCGACAAAGTCCACGCCATCCGGTTATACATGCACGACACCGGAACGGACCTGCACGAAGCTCAACGGGTCATTGAAACAAACATGTCATTAGGATGGTGA
- the cmk gene encoding (d)CMP kinase encodes MIVTIDGPAGTGKSTVARTLADRLGFEFLNTGAMYRTVAYACLKKQLPLDDEQAVADETLRLKITFANNRVLLGDQDVTDAIRQQEVTQSASIVAAHPAVRSRLVDLQRKIAHGINLVTEGRDQGTIVFPNADCKFFLTASPEERARRRLRELEEKGEQVSLEELLEQQSLRDYRDETRACSPLQPAPNAIIIDTTDMTIAHVTGRLEQIVAAASANSSR; translated from the coding sequence ATGATAGTGACGATCGATGGTCCAGCGGGTACCGGAAAGAGCACCGTGGCGAGAACGCTCGCGGACCGGTTAGGCTTTGAATTCCTCAATACCGGAGCCATGTACCGGACCGTCGCTTATGCCTGCCTGAAGAAGCAACTCCCTCTCGACGACGAACAAGCCGTCGCTGACGAAACGCTGCGACTGAAGATTACTTTCGCAAACAACCGGGTACTGCTCGGCGATCAGGACGTGACCGACGCAATCCGACAGCAGGAAGTCACCCAATCAGCTTCAATCGTCGCCGCCCATCCCGCCGTACGCAGCCGTCTGGTGGATCTGCAGCGGAAGATCGCCCATGGGATTAATCTCGTCACCGAAGGGCGCGATCAGGGGACGATCGTTTTCCCCAACGCCGACTGCAAGTTCTTCCTGACCGCCTCGCCCGAGGAGCGAGCCCGCCGGCGCCTGAGGGAACTCGAAGAAAAGGGTGAGCAAGTCTCGCTCGAGGAACTGCTGGAGCAACAGTCCCTCCGAGACTATCGCGACGAGACTCGCGCGTGCTCGCCGCTGCAGCCCGCCCCGAACGCGATCATCATCGACACCACAGATATGACAATTGCCCACGTCACCGGCCGTCTGGAACAAATCGTGGCAGCAGCCTCCGCCAACTCGAGCCGCTAG
- the mqnE gene encoding aminofutalosine synthase MqnE: MTEDILLRIQRKVDNSERITPEEGLYLDEHVDLMTLGRLANQIRERKNGNFAYYNTNVHLNPTNVCVYRCRFCAFRADLRDAKAYVFDDQMLRDRVLEARANGATEIHVVGGLHHQKKFDWYLNIVRVLHETCPEIHIKAWTAVEIGWFSFITKKPVEWVLKELIDAGLGSMPGGGAEIFHPEIRDQLCEHKADSVNWIAIHRAAHELGLRSNATMLYGHIEQAKHRIDHLCQLRALQDDTKGFQTFIPLAFHPENTGLDSIPKPTGSMDLRMIALSRIMLDNFDHIKAYWIMLGEQIAQVALGFGADDIDGTVVHEIIYHDAGAKTPEGLTVEHLHRLIRETGRDPVERDTLYRRVIRDGAQWSVGEPLMAS, from the coding sequence ATGACCGAAGACATTCTGTTACGCATTCAACGCAAAGTGGACAACTCAGAGAGAATCACTCCCGAAGAGGGTCTGTACCTCGACGAGCATGTTGATTTGATGACTCTGGGTCGCCTGGCAAACCAGATTCGCGAGCGGAAGAACGGCAACTTCGCCTACTACAACACCAACGTCCACTTGAACCCGACGAACGTGTGCGTCTATCGCTGCCGCTTCTGCGCATTCCGGGCAGACCTGCGCGACGCCAAAGCGTACGTCTTCGACGATCAGATGCTGCGCGACCGGGTACTCGAAGCCCGTGCGAATGGCGCAACCGAAATCCACGTCGTCGGCGGCCTGCACCACCAGAAAAAGTTCGACTGGTATTTGAATATCGTCCGGGTGCTGCACGAAACCTGCCCCGAAATCCACATCAAGGCCTGGACGGCCGTCGAAATCGGCTGGTTCAGCTTCATCACCAAAAAGCCTGTGGAATGGGTGCTGAAGGAACTGATCGACGCCGGGCTGGGAAGCATGCCCGGAGGTGGTGCCGAAATCTTCCATCCGGAAATCCGCGATCAGCTCTGTGAGCACAAAGCCGATTCCGTGAACTGGATCGCCATTCACCGCGCTGCACACGAACTTGGCCTGCGGTCGAATGCAACGATGCTCTATGGACACATCGAACAGGCAAAGCATCGGATCGATCACCTGTGCCAGCTTCGCGCCCTTCAAGATGACACGAAGGGGTTCCAGACCTTCATCCCGCTGGCGTTTCATCCTGAAAACACAGGTCTCGATTCCATCCCCAAACCGACGGGAAGCATGGACCTGCGAATGATCGCCCTCTCGCGAATCATGCTGGACAACTTCGACCATATTAAAGCCTACTGGATCATGCTGGGTGAGCAGATCGCTCAGGTGGCTCTGGGATTTGGTGCCGATGACATCGACGGAACCGTGGTCCACGAAATCATCTATCACGACGCGGGAGCCAAAACGCCCGAAGGCCTGACAGTTGAGCACCTGCACCGCCTGATTCGCGAAACCGGCCGCGATCCTGTCGAACGAGACACCCTCTACCGACGCGTGATCCGTGACGGTGCCCAGTGGAGTGTTGGCGAACCGCTGATGGCGAGTTAG